From a region of the Nodosilinea sp. PGN35 genome:
- the ctaD gene encoding cytochrome c oxidase subunit I: MAQAEVSMKPTEIQGGHGHPDKWKWYDYFTFNVDHKVIGIQYLVTSFLFYLVGGFMAVLMRTELATPDSDFLSPELYNAFLTNHGTIMIFLWIVPAAIGGFGNYLIPLMIGARDMAFPKLNALAFWLNPPAGLLLAASFFFGGGAQSGWTSYPPLSEITANLPQTLWCLALIMVGTSSILGSVNFLVTIWKMRVPSMAWDQMPLFCWAMVATSVLALFATPVLAAALILLIFDINFGTSFFKPDAGGNVVVYQHLFWFYSHPAVYLMILPIFGIMSEVIPVHARKPIFGYKAIAYSSLTICLVGLFVWVHHMFTSGTAPWMRIFFTISTLIVAVPTGIKIFSWTATLWGGKIRYTTAMLFAVGLLSMFVFGGLSGVTLGAAPFDIHVHDTYYVVGHFHYVLFGGSVFGIYAGIYHWFPKITGRMLNEPLGKVHFVLTFIGTLLTFTPMHNLGMQGMPRRVAMYDPQFADLNQLVTVGAYILAVSVIPFYFNVIWSWIKGAKAGPNPWNAMTMEWTTDSPPIIENWEVLPVLTHGPYAYGMEQADQVGPAGEPLATPRS, translated from the coding sequence ATGGCTCAAGCAGAAGTTTCGATGAAACCCACGGAGATCCAGGGTGGCCACGGCCATCCGGACAAGTGGAAGTGGTATGACTACTTCACCTTCAACGTCGATCACAAGGTAATCGGCATTCAGTACCTGGTGACGTCGTTTTTGTTTTACCTGGTGGGCGGCTTTATGGCGGTGCTGATGCGCACCGAACTGGCGACCCCCGACTCCGATTTTCTCAGCCCCGAGCTCTACAACGCCTTTTTGACCAACCACGGCACGATCATGATCTTTTTGTGGATTGTGCCAGCGGCAATTGGGGGGTTTGGCAACTACCTGATTCCGCTGATGATTGGAGCGCGCGATATGGCGTTTCCTAAACTTAATGCCCTGGCTTTTTGGCTCAACCCTCCGGCGGGTTTGCTGCTGGCCGCGAGCTTCTTCTTTGGCGGCGGCGCTCAGTCGGGGTGGACCTCCTATCCGCCTCTAAGTGAGATTACCGCTAACCTGCCCCAAACTCTCTGGTGTTTAGCCCTGATTATGGTGGGTACCTCCTCAATTTTGGGATCGGTCAACTTTTTGGTCACCATCTGGAAGATGCGGGTGCCCAGCATGGCCTGGGATCAGATGCCGCTGTTTTGCTGGGCCATGGTCGCCACCTCGGTTTTGGCGCTGTTTGCCACGCCGGTTCTGGCTGCCGCGCTGATTTTGCTGATCTTTGACATCAACTTTGGCACCTCGTTTTTTAAGCCCGATGCGGGCGGCAATGTGGTGGTGTATCAGCACCTGTTTTGGTTTTACTCGCACCCGGCGGTGTACCTGATGATTTTGCCGATCTTCGGCATTATGTCGGAGGTGATTCCGGTGCATGCTCGCAAGCCGATCTTTGGCTACAAGGCGATCGCCTACTCGTCGCTCACCATCTGCCTGGTGGGGCTGTTTGTGTGGGTGCACCACATGTTTACCAGCGGCACCGCCCCCTGGATGCGGATTTTCTTCACCATTTCAACGCTGATTGTGGCGGTGCCCACGGGCATTAAGATCTTTAGCTGGACGGCGACGTTGTGGGGCGGCAAGATTCGCTACACGACCGCCATGCTGTTTGCGGTGGGGCTGCTGTCGATGTTTGTGTTCGGCGGCCTCAGCGGTGTCACCCTGGGGGCCGCTCCCTTTGACATTCACGTCCACGATACTTACTACGTGGTGGGTCACTTTCACTACGTGCTGTTTGGCGGCTCGGTGTTTGGCATCTACGCCGGGATTTACCACTGGTTTCCCAAAATTACCGGGCGCATGCTGAATGAGCCTTTGGGCAAGGTGCATTTCGTGTTGACCTTCATCGGCACCCTGCTCACCTTTACCCCCATGCACAACCTTGGCATGCAGGGGATGCCCCGCCGGGTAGCGATGTACGATCCGCAGTTTGCCGATCTAAACCAGCTGGTGACGGTCGGTGCCTACATTCTGGCGGTGTCGGTGATTCCTTTCTATTTCAACGTGATCTGGAGCTGGATCAAAGGTGCCAAGGCTGGCCCCAACCCCTGGAACGCCATGACCATGGAGTGGACGACCGACTCGCCCCCGATTATTGAAAACTGGGAGGTGCTGCCAGTGCTCACCCATGGCCCCTACGCCTACGGCATGGAGCAGGCCGACCAGGTTGGCCCGGCGGGCGAACCCCTGGCAACGCCGCGATCGTAG
- a CDS encoding heme-copper oxidase subunit III, whose protein sequence is MQGAIDSTPAAPGHEGAAHEEHQDLRVLGLITFLASEFLMFAGFFAVFLVFRGSHVQWPPEETEVELLLPAVNTLILVSSSWVINLGTKAIKKNDLAGMRKWFGITAAMGAVFLAGQVYEYMNLGYGLKTNLFSNCFYLTTGFHGAHVFIGLVLILGVLWRSRRANHYSDITHTGPEMAEIYWHFVDVVWIVLFSLIYLLTLI, encoded by the coding sequence ATGCAAGGCGCAATTGACTCTACCCCTGCGGCCCCAGGCCATGAGGGGGCAGCCCACGAAGAGCACCAGGATTTGCGGGTGCTTGGCCTGATTACCTTTCTGGCCTCAGAATTCTTGATGTTTGCGGGCTTTTTTGCTGTCTTTCTCGTGTTTCGCGGCAGCCACGTGCAGTGGCCACCGGAGGAAACCGAGGTTGAGCTGCTGCTGCCGGCAGTTAACACGCTGATTCTGGTGTCGAGCAGCTGGGTGATTAACCTGGGTACCAAGGCGATTAAGAAAAACGATCTGGCGGGCATGCGCAAGTGGTTTGGCATTACCGCCGCCATGGGCGCAGTGTTTCTGGCCGGTCAGGTGTATGAGTACATGAACTTGGGCTACGGCCTCAAGACCAATCTGTTTAGCAACTGCTTTTACCTGACTACGGGCTTCCACGGAGCCCACGTGTTTATTGGGCTGGTGCTAATTTTGGGGGTGCTGTGGCGATCGCGCCGCGCCAACCACTACAGCGACATCACCCACACCGGCCCCGAGATGGCCGAGATCTACTGGCACTTTGTGGACGTCGTGTGGATTGTGCTGTTTAGCCTAATCTACCTGCTGACGCTGATATAG
- a CDS encoding ParM/StbA family protein, whose translation MTMSQAASIPMNQTSPIKTSGDAAAPRENNGLPKAILSVDLGRTSTKTSISRDPGSVVFIPANVKHLSMEQVQGGAFEARATDPLSDIWMVYQGSGYAMGQLAEDFGANLGVGQSKVNDALVKVLACVGYFQLKDEISVVLGLPYHSQDQFEREKEQLMSLLLGPHVMSYRGESLTIQINKVWVMPEGYGSILWNEVQDHKTSDVDFTKLPVAIVDIGHQTTDCIMVDNFRFARGVSRSEAFAMSQFYEQVAAHIEGADSQSLALIAAVNQPQGQRFYRPRGASKPTNLDDILPNLKENFSREMCNRLLAWLPERVTDVILTGGGGEFFWEDIQRLLREAKINAHLATPCRQANALGQYIYGEAQMASARAARTAA comes from the coding sequence ATGACTATGTCGCAAGCTGCTTCTATACCAATGAACCAGACATCGCCCATCAAAACGTCAGGCGATGCCGCAGCTCCTAGGGAAAATAACGGGTTGCCCAAAGCCATTCTCAGTGTTGATTTAGGGCGCACCTCTACAAAAACCTCCATTAGCCGCGATCCCGGTAGCGTTGTCTTCATTCCGGCCAACGTCAAGCACTTGTCCATGGAACAGGTGCAGGGCGGCGCATTTGAAGCCCGAGCAACGGATCCTCTGTCCGATATTTGGATGGTTTACCAGGGCAGTGGCTACGCCATGGGGCAGCTAGCAGAAGACTTTGGGGCCAACTTGGGGGTCGGTCAATCTAAGGTCAACGATGCCCTGGTCAAGGTTTTAGCCTGCGTTGGCTACTTCCAACTGAAAGATGAGATTTCGGTGGTTTTGGGCCTGCCCTACCATTCCCAAGATCAGTTTGAGCGCGAGAAAGAGCAGCTGATGAGTCTGCTGCTAGGGCCGCACGTGATGAGCTATCGCGGTGAATCCCTCACCATCCAAATCAACAAGGTTTGGGTCATGCCCGAAGGGTACGGCAGCATTCTCTGGAATGAGGTTCAAGATCACAAAACTAGTGACGTTGACTTCACTAAGCTGCCGGTTGCGATCGTGGATATTGGGCATCAGACCACCGACTGCATCATGGTTGACAACTTCAGATTTGCCCGTGGGGTGTCTAGAAGTGAGGCCTTCGCCATGAGCCAGTTTTACGAGCAGGTGGCCGCCCACATTGAGGGGGCCGACAGCCAATCTCTAGCGCTAATCGCGGCGGTCAATCAGCCTCAGGGCCAGCGGTTCTACCGGCCTCGGGGAGCCAGCAAACCCACCAACTTAGACGATATTTTGCCCAACCTCAAAGAAAATTTTTCGCGGGAGATGTGTAACCGACTGCTGGCCTGGCTGCCAGAGCGGGTTACCGATGTTATTCTCACCGGTGGCGGCGGCGAGTTCTTTTGGGAAGATATTCAGCGCCTGCTGAGAGAAGCCAAGATCAATGCCCACCTCGCCACGCCCTGCCGCCAGGCCAACGCCCTGGGGCAGTATATTTATGGAGAAGCCCAGATGGCGTCGGCCCGCGCGGCCCGTACCGCCGCTTAA
- a CDS encoding FAD-dependent oxidoreductase — protein MSTAPRAISQRNGVFADAAFTRPAPGAILTCSVLVVGGSTAAYTTALTALRLNLDVCLVQPQKVVGGQFTAQGLPASDDGDLLQAKATLYTVDGEEFAISRAQRGFRDRQRELQPVGGRKVANPGGGWVSPLATTPVVAATAMNEALLPYLRDGRLTLIPFGEPAEVVMATANGRSRVQGVVCRDTQTGHSFTVHAKITVEATDLGDLLEVGNIPSRVGQEARHETGEAILPEDARPQCQQSITFDVVVEHTAAGKGVPIGKPSGFDTEVWMGLKEFTSNFWTKAKPDQWQKWGFFSDFGIFRYRRLLRSHVHEKKVAPGDVAVLNWGTSSEPDRAFCCGNDYRPGRLVGVSREERALHIQRARQRARAYVHYLQTHGAADLKPRGDLTWTSDGIALEPYIREARRGIALTTIRHEDVAETFFPDQARARCFDDSVGIGQYHYLDLHGNDAKGHVSPRGKDVVALPFGLPLGALVPKDTDGLVLSAKSLGTTHITNAAYRMHPMEWAIGEASGFLAVFSVWTGLDPRVLATEEKHIRKIQGFMARNGIPIFWFNDISHDDLDFEAIQVMATAGIVRSENPKNLAFRPHAPVNRAVVATALVNVLKLPTTLPDSASGPTFKDVLPGKHWAYMPIETLYAHGMIAGVGKDRFAPDAPITREQLSFLVKRAMPEVYDKAFGRTPIDRQNLQRRELSRVLYEVLKGRLGL, from the coding sequence ATGTCTACTGCGCCCCGCGCCATCTCCCAGCGCAATGGAGTGTTTGCCGACGCTGCCTTTACCCGCCCCGCTCCGGGAGCCATCCTGACCTGCTCGGTGCTTGTGGTCGGCGGCTCGACCGCCGCCTACACCACGGCGCTAACGGCTTTAAGGCTCAATCTCGACGTGTGCCTGGTGCAGCCCCAAAAGGTGGTCGGCGGCCAGTTCACCGCCCAGGGCCTGCCCGCCTCCGACGACGGTGACCTGCTCCAGGCCAAGGCTACGCTCTACACCGTCGATGGCGAAGAGTTCGCCATTTCCAGGGCGCAGCGGGGCTTCCGCGATCGCCAGCGCGAACTGCAACCCGTGGGCGGCAGAAAGGTGGCCAATCCCGGCGGCGGCTGGGTCAGCCCGCTGGCGACCACGCCCGTGGTGGCGGCGACGGCGATGAATGAGGCGCTGCTGCCCTACCTGCGCGACGGTCGCCTTACTCTAATTCCCTTTGGAGAACCAGCCGAGGTGGTGATGGCCACGGCAAACGGGCGATCGCGCGTGCAGGGCGTAGTCTGCCGCGACACCCAGACCGGCCACAGCTTCACCGTCCACGCCAAGATTACCGTTGAGGCCACCGACCTAGGCGACCTGCTGGAGGTGGGCAACATTCCCTCCCGCGTGGGCCAGGAGGCCCGCCACGAAACCGGCGAAGCAATTCTGCCCGAAGATGCTCGCCCCCAGTGCCAGCAGTCAATCACCTTTGACGTAGTAGTGGAGCACACGGCTGCCGGCAAAGGGGTACCCATCGGCAAGCCCAGCGGATTTGACACTGAGGTCTGGATGGGCCTCAAAGAATTCACCAGCAACTTTTGGACTAAAGCGAAGCCCGACCAGTGGCAAAAGTGGGGATTTTTTAGCGATTTTGGCATTTTTCGCTATCGGCGGCTGCTCAGGTCCCATGTCCACGAGAAAAAGGTCGCCCCCGGCGATGTGGCCGTGCTCAACTGGGGCACCTCCAGCGAGCCCGATCGCGCCTTTTGCTGCGGCAACGACTACCGCCCCGGTCGCCTCGTCGGCGTCAGCCGCGAAGAGCGGGCGCTGCACATTCAGCGGGCCAGGCAGCGGGCGCGGGCCTACGTGCACTACCTGCAAACCCACGGGGCCGCCGACCTCAAACCCCGAGGCGACCTCACCTGGACCAGCGACGGCATTGCCCTCGAGCCCTACATCCGCGAAGCCCGCCGGGGCATTGCCCTGACCACCATTCGCCACGAGGATGTGGCCGAAACCTTCTTTCCCGACCAGGCGCGGGCGCGGTGCTTCGACGACTCGGTGGGCATTGGCCAGTACCACTACCTCGATCTCCACGGCAACGACGCCAAGGGCCACGTCAGCCCCCGGGGCAAAGACGTGGTGGCCCTGCCCTTTGGCCTGCCCCTGGGGGCGCTGGTGCCCAAAGACACCGACGGCCTGGTGCTGTCGGCCAAGAGCCTGGGCACCACCCATATCACCAACGCCGCCTACCGCATGCACCCGATGGAGTGGGCGATCGGCGAAGCCAGCGGCTTTCTGGCTGTATTTTCGGTGTGGACAGGGCTGGATCCCAGAGTGCTGGCCACCGAAGAAAAGCACATTCGCAAAATTCAGGGCTTTATGGCCCGCAACGGCATTCCCATCTTCTGGTTCAACGACATCAGTCACGATGACCTCGATTTTGAGGCCATTCAGGTCATGGCCACGGCGGGCATTGTGCGCAGCGAAAATCCCAAAAATCTTGCCTTCAGGCCCCATGCGCCGGTTAACCGGGCGGTGGTGGCCACGGCCTTAGTGAACGTGCTCAAGCTGCCGACCACGCTGCCCGACTCCGCCTCGGGGCCAACATTTAAAGATGTCCTCCCCGGCAAACACTGGGCCTACATGCCCATCGAAACTCTCTACGCCCACGGCATGATCGCCGGGGTGGGCAAAGACCGCTTCGCCCCCGACGCCCCCATCACCCGCGAACAGCTTTCGTTCTTGGTCAAGCGGGCCATGCCCGAGGTCTACGACAAGGCCTTTGGCCGCACCCCCATCGATCGCCAAAACCTCCAGCGCCGCGAACTCTCCCGCGTGCTCTACGAAGTGCTGAAGGGGCGCTTGGGCCTGTAG
- a CDS encoding NAD(P)/FAD-dependent oxidoreductase translates to MSLTEQMLAQLPGNPLVGLRRTDDLWRRYRTGQPPEQPVMHQATTPLESVEWDVVIGGGTLGILVGVGLAQRGWRVALLERGVLQGREQEWNISQRELSALTALGLLTTEELAAVIASEYNPARIQFGEGDPLWVEDVLNVGVDPKGLLERLKVRFLAAGGQLFEHTAFESAWVHPNGVLVKAGQSFTTRLLIDAMGHFSPLVRQARGMAKPDAVCLVVGTCAEGYAANDTGDLLVSFTPLRQQCQYFWEAFPARDGRTTYMFTYLDADPRRQNLSDFFEEYWTLLPQYQGVRLEDLRVKRALYGFFPCYKNSPLRYRWGRTLAVGDSSGSQSPLSFGGFGAMVRHLKRLVTGIDEALECDRLNATALGALQPYQPNLSVTWLFQKSMSVGVDQRLTEQHINSMLTAIFAAMAELGEPTLKPFLQDVVQFPALAKTLAVTSLKHPGLVAKIIPQVGLGALVSWLGHYSSLAGYSALEPLARALSPGIESLPPVPRYYSHRWRDRLFYGSGKDYDA, encoded by the coding sequence ATGTCTCTCACCGAACAAATGCTGGCCCAACTGCCGGGCAACCCTCTGGTCGGGCTGAGGCGTACCGATGACCTCTGGCGGCGCTACCGCACCGGCCAGCCGCCTGAGCAGCCGGTGATGCATCAGGCCACCACACCCCTGGAGTCGGTGGAGTGGGATGTGGTGATCGGCGGCGGCACCCTGGGGATACTGGTGGGGGTGGGCCTGGCCCAGCGGGGCTGGCGCGTAGCCCTGCTAGAGCGCGGCGTGCTCCAGGGGCGGGAACAGGAGTGGAACATCTCGCAGCGGGAGTTGAGCGCCCTCACAGCGCTAGGGCTGCTGACGACAGAAGAGCTCGCCGCCGTCATTGCCTCGGAGTACAACCCCGCTCGCATTCAGTTTGGCGAGGGCGACCCCCTCTGGGTAGAAGACGTGCTCAATGTGGGAGTTGACCCCAAAGGGCTGCTGGAACGGCTCAAGGTGAGGTTTTTAGCCGCCGGGGGCCAGCTGTTTGAGCACACCGCCTTTGAGTCGGCCTGGGTACACCCCAACGGCGTGCTAGTCAAGGCGGGGCAATCGTTTACCACCCGGCTGCTGATCGATGCCATGGGTCACTTTTCGCCCCTGGTGCGCCAGGCGCGGGGCATGGCCAAACCCGACGCGGTGTGCCTGGTAGTGGGCACCTGTGCCGAGGGCTATGCCGCCAATGACACCGGGGACTTGCTGGTGTCGTTTACGCCGCTGCGGCAGCAGTGCCAGTACTTTTGGGAGGCGTTTCCGGCGCGGGACGGACGCACTACCTACATGTTTACCTATCTCGATGCCGACCCCCGACGGCAGAACCTGAGCGATTTCTTTGAGGAATACTGGACGCTGCTGCCTCAGTACCAGGGGGTGAGGCTGGAGGATTTGCGGGTCAAACGGGCGCTGTATGGCTTTTTTCCCTGCTACAAAAACAGCCCGCTGCGCTACCGGTGGGGGCGCACCCTGGCGGTGGGCGACAGCAGCGGCAGCCAGTCGCCCCTGAGTTTTGGCGGCTTTGGGGCGATGGTGCGCCACCTCAAGCGGCTGGTGACCGGCATTGATGAGGCCCTGGAATGCGATCGCCTCAACGCCACTGCCCTGGGCGCGCTCCAGCCCTACCAGCCCAACCTGTCGGTCACCTGGCTCTTCCAAAAATCCATGAGCGTGGGGGTTGACCAGCGGCTGACTGAGCAGCACATCAACTCCATGCTGACGGCGATCTTTGCCGCTATGGCCGAGCTGGGCGAGCCCACCCTCAAGCCCTTTTTGCAGGATGTGGTGCAGTTTCCGGCCCTGGCCAAGACCCTGGCTGTAACATCCCTTAAACATCCGGGGCTGGTGGCCAAGATCATTCCCCAGGTGGGGCTGGGGGCTCTGGTGAGCTGGCTGGGGCACTATAGTAGCCTGGCCGGATACAGCGCCCTGGAACCCCTGGCCCGGGCTCTGAGTCCAGGGATTGAGTCACTGCCCCCAGTACCGCGATACTATAGCCATCGTTGGCGCGATCGCCTGTTCTATGGCAGCGGAAAGGACTACGACGCTTAA
- a CDS encoding SirB1 family protein translates to MTHSALPRERLYHELQRPGGQVSLARAALYLAQEDYPHLAVDDYLAMLDRMAATLRQRLPADLYPLKVIRAINDYLFGDLNFRGNSIDYYDPRNSFLNDVLERRVGIPITLSLVYLELAQRIDFPMAGVSLPGHFLIRPTVAGMTVFVDPFHQGEIMFEHDCRDRIKQMFGDSARLEPHHLAPVAPSAFLVRMLTNLKLIYLQNRDVPKALDAINRILLIAPEAVGEWRDRGLIHYQQGLLVQAQLDLERYLYQHPNAPDAFEIRQVIEQIERVQDEP, encoded by the coding sequence ATGACCCATTCTGCACTGCCTCGGGAGCGCCTCTACCACGAATTGCAGCGGCCTGGGGGCCAGGTGAGCCTGGCCCGAGCGGCGCTGTACCTGGCCCAGGAAGACTATCCCCACCTGGCGGTGGACGACTACCTGGCGATGCTCGATCGCATGGCCGCAACCCTGCGCCAGCGGCTGCCCGCAGACCTCTACCCGCTCAAGGTGATCCGCGCCATCAATGACTATCTGTTTGGCGATCTCAACTTTCGCGGCAACAGCATTGATTACTACGACCCCCGCAACAGTTTTCTCAATGACGTGCTAGAACGGCGGGTAGGCATTCCCATCACCCTGTCGCTGGTGTATCTGGAGCTGGCCCAGCGCATTGACTTCCCCATGGCGGGGGTGAGCCTGCCGGGGCATTTCTTAATTCGCCCCACCGTGGCGGGTATGACGGTGTTTGTCGATCCCTTTCACCAGGGCGAGATCATGTTTGAGCACGACTGCCGCGATCGCATCAAGCAGATGTTTGGCGACTCGGCCCGGCTAGAACCCCACCACCTGGCCCCCGTCGCCCCGTCGGCATTTTTAGTGCGCATGTTGACCAACCTGAAGCTGATCTACCTCCAAAATAGAGATGTACCCAAGGCGCTCGATGCGATCAACCGCATTTTGCTGATTGCCCCCGAGGCGGTGGGAGAATGGCGCGATCGCGGCCTGATCCACTACCAGCAGGGCTTGCTCGTCCAGGCCCAGCTCGATCTGGAGCGCTACCTCTACCAGCACCCCAACGCCCCCGACGCCTTTGAAATTCGCCAGGTGATTGAGCAAATCGAGCGCGTGCAAGACGAACCATGA
- a CDS encoding succinate dehydrogenase cytochrome b subunit gives MTNTLKAPPPQPEPPKPSASPLLTVYRSSIGKKLITGFTGLALVTFVLVHMVGNLLLFVGRDAYNAYALLVSNFHVVYYAFELALTAIVLLHAWVGVEIFWRRRQARPVGYSTYESAGGSSYQTLSSRTMIVTGLVLAVFWVTHLMTFRFGTYYTTELGGDTVRDLARLVIEKFQALPYVVGYTVILALLASHLRHGFWSALQSIGLLDKRIRPVAYGVSSLVGVGIAAGFLLLPWAIYLGLVS, from the coding sequence ATGACCAACACCCTCAAGGCCCCCCCACCGCAACCCGAACCTCCCAAACCCAGTGCATCGCCCCTGCTGACGGTCTATCGCTCATCCATCGGCAAAAAGCTGATTACCGGGTTCACCGGGCTGGCGCTGGTCACCTTTGTGCTGGTGCACATGGTCGGCAATCTGCTGCTGTTTGTCGGGCGCGATGCCTACAATGCCTACGCCCTGCTGGTGAGCAACTTTCACGTGGTCTACTACGCCTTTGAGCTGGCGCTGACGGCGATCGTGCTGCTGCACGCCTGGGTGGGCGTTGAGATTTTTTGGCGCAGGCGGCAGGCACGGCCCGTGGGCTACAGCACCTACGAGTCGGCGGGGGGCAGCAGCTACCAAACCCTCAGCTCGCGCACCATGATCGTCACAGGCCTGGTGCTGGCGGTGTTTTGGGTTACCCACCTGATGACGTTTCGCTTTGGCACCTACTACACCACCGAGCTGGGCGGCGACACCGTGCGCGACCTGGCCCGCCTGGTGATTGAGAAATTTCAGGCGTTGCCCTACGTGGTGGGCTACACAGTCATTTTGGCGCTGCTGGCCTCGCACCTGCGCCACGGGTTCTGGAGCGCGCTGCAATCGATCGGGCTGTTGGATAAACGAATTCGGCCTGTGGCCTACGGGGTGAGTTCGCTGGTGGGAGTTGGCATTGCGGCGGGCTTTTTGCTGCTGCCCTGGGCAATCTACCTGGGTTTGGTGAGCTAG
- a CDS encoding Uma2 family endonuclease, with protein MVQSLPQPITLEEFLDLPETKPASEYIGGHILQKPMPQGKHSTIQTEFSATVNVFPIAPDWTIEILSPDQSQTKVTKNILHCLNHGTHMGWLIDPDEQTIFVYLPKQQPEVFDEPDQPLPVPAFANALSLTVGSIFAWLLE; from the coding sequence ATGGTACAGTCCCTACCCCAACCCATAACCCTGGAGGAGTTTCTGGATTTACCAGAGACCAAGCCCGCCAGCGAATACATTGGCGGGCACATCCTCCAAAAACCCATGCCTCAAGGGAAACACAGCACTATTCAGACTGAGTTTTCAGCGACTGTCAACGTCTTCCCCATTGCCCCCGACTGGACGATTGAAATTCTCTCGCCCGACCAGAGCCAAACCAAAGTCACCAAAAACATTCTGCACTGCCTCAACCACGGCACCCACATGGGCTGGCTGATCGACCCCGACGAGCAGACAATCTTTGTTTACCTCCCCAAGCAGCAGCCCGAGGTTTTTGATGAACCCGACCAGCCCTTGCCTGTTCCCGCCTTCGCCAACGCACTCAGCCTCACCGTAGGGTCAATCTTCGCCTGGCTGCTTGAGTAA